Proteins encoded within one genomic window of Gambusia affinis linkage group LG23, SWU_Gaff_1.0, whole genome shotgun sequence:
- the si:dkey-159a18.1 gene encoding sortilin, protein MIWITVLLSGLCVLHIALLLLAEGSSSSGGPWGRTVTFRRDKRAPRLQRDTSSSTDSSNPSRGPAFASCRLPLTPMEHKILDDNTQETGFNGDDGSHVILTWVGDGTGVILVLSTISAPLDSYLAGGSSRLYRSTDYGKSFHDISHRINHTFIKEELGISVGPGSSVILTADTPIVDNPGGIIFTSMDAGATFKSTQLPFHLDQSITYHFFNPDYLVALSIDDSLWLSLDFGATWTKVHEGVHSFSWGAGTNLFFSCSRVDAVEAEERGDLVLKRTKDLGKTFTIIHEDVFSFGYIGAFLFFSVMEDPRSPRVMYFSSDQGETFSQALLPSASTEQFYSILDGDEDMLFLHVDNPGDTFFGTMYTSDDRGILFSKSLERHLFDGHRKSDFTNITSLRGVYLTNKLDIDGRIRSVISFNRGGTWRQLKKPQNVNCADNVKRCNLHIHGEHSRKNRIVPMLALSEPTAIGLVIAHGSVGDSLSSSQHPDVFVSSDGGYNWRGTLRGPHHYSILDSGGLIVAVEVHREGQVKTIKFSTDEGQCWKSYNFTEQPFFFAGLASEPGTKAMNVSVWGFRPEEDGQPMWVAVTIDFQSLITRECNKKDYEEWLAHSTDKRNSERNGCVLGMKETYRRLKKQSVCRNGRNFVVTKKQIPCPCTREDYLCDYGYYRHVNTSECVRQPNTPNKTFEMCLNGEEDELLTAGYRKVPSDKCQGGFTPQDVVQTIIRPCGVKPSPDPSVQSTSVGHFDTPKERLVLILVSVGAAVIVLVAIVSAVLVVKRGVYRTRMPAYRFSNLRIQDDNNGITAEIGSAASSNGTACQNDSDVDLLE, encoded by the exons ATGATCTGGATCACCGTGCTCCTTAGTGGGCTGTGCGTCCTCCACATTGCCCTCCTTCTCTTAGCCGaggggagcagcagcagcggcggtcCCTGGGGAAGGACGGTCACTTTCCGGCGGGACAAACGGGCCCCACGCCTCCAGAGGGACACCAGCAGCTCCACAGACTCTTCAAACCCTTCTCGCGGTCCTGCCTTCGCCTCTTGCCGGCTTCCCCTCACCCCAATGGAACACAAGATTCTGGACGATAACACACAGGAG ACAGGGTTTAATGGTGATGACGGCTCCCACGTGATTCTCACATGGGTGGGCGATGGTACAGGA GTGATCCTGGTGCTGTCGACAATCAGCGCTCCGCTTGATTCTTACCTGGCGGGAGGCTCATCTCGACTCTACCGAAG CACAGATTATGGCAAGTCCTTTCACGATATCTCCCACCGCATCAACCACACCTTCATCAAAGAGGAGCTTGGAATcagtgttggaccagggagctCA GTGATACTGACTGCAGACACACCCATTGTGGACAACCCGGGAGGGATCATCTTCACCTCTATGGATGCTGGAGCAACTTTCAAATCCACCCAGCTGCCCTTTCACCTGGATCAGTCCATTACTTACCACTTCTTCAACCCCGACTACTTGGTGGCCCTTAGTATAGAT GACAGTCTTTGGCTCTCGCTGGACTTTGGTGCTACATGGACAAAAGTTCACGAGGGAGTGCATTCTTTCTCATG GGGAGCAGGCACAAATCTGTTCTTCAGCTGCAGCCGGGTTGATGCAG TTGAAGCAGAAGAAAGAGGAGATTTAGTGTTGAAGAGGACGAAGGATTTGGGGAAGACCTTCACCATAATTCACGAGGACGTCTTCAGTTTTGGCTACATTGGCgcctttctcttcttctctgtgaTGGAGGACCCG AGGTCTCCTCGTGTCATGTATTTTTCATCAGACCAAGGAGAGACCTTCAGTCAGGCGCTTCTCCCTTCTGCATCAACAGAGCAG TTTTACTCCATCCTGGACGGAGACGAGGACATGCTCTTCTTGCATGTGGACAACCCAGGAG ACACCTTCTTTGGAACTATGTACACGTCAGATGACCGTGGAATATTGTTCTCCAAGTCGCTGGAACGACATCTGTTTGATGGACACAGGAAGAGCGATTTCACCAACATCACCTCACTGAGAGGAGTTTATCTAACTAATAAACTAGATATCG ATGGTCGAATAAGATCTGTCATTTCCTTCAACAGAGGAGGAACATGGAGGCAACTGAAGAAACCCCAGAATGTGAACTGCGCAGACAATGTGAAGCGC TGTAACCTTCACATTCATGGAGAACACAGTCGTAAAAACCGAATAGTTCCAATGCTCGCTCTGTCTGAGCCAACTGCCATTGGTCTCGTCATTGCTCACG GCTCTGTGGGTGATTCTCTCTCATCATCTCAGCACCCAGATGTGTTTGTTTCCTCGGATGGGGGGTATAACTGGAGAGGGACCCTTAGGGGCCCTCACCACTACAGCATACTAGACTCTGGGGGTCTCATAGTGGCTGTGGAGGTTCACCGTGAAGGACAAGTCAAGACCATCAA ATTCTCCACTGATGAGGGCCAGTGCTGGAAGTCGTATAACTTCACCGAGCAGCCCTTCTTCTTCGCAGGCCTGGCCTCTGAGCCAGGCACCAAGGCCATGAATGTCAGCGTGTGGGGCTTCAGGCCAGAGGAAGACGGTCAGCCGATGTGGGTGGCTGTCACTATCGACTTCCAGAGCCTCATTACCAGAGAAT GTAATAAGAAGGACTACGAAGAGTGGCTGGCTCATTCTACAGACAAAAGGAACTCGGAGAGAAATGGTTGTGTCCTTGGTATGAAGGAAACCTACAGGAGGCTGAAGAAGCAGTCTGTGTGCAGAAATGGGCGAAACTTTGTGGTCACTAAGAAGCAAATCCCATGCCCATGCACCAGAGAGGACTACTTATG TGACTATGGCTACTATCGTCACGTGAACACCTCAGAGTGTGTGAGACAGCCAAATACtccaaacaaaacttttgagaTGTGTCTGAATGGAGAGGAGGATGAGCTTCTGACTGCTGG ATACCGAAAAGTCCCAAGTGACAAGTGTCAGGGTGGGTTCACTCCTCAGGATGTGGTGCAGACAATCATCCGACCATGTGGGGTTAAGCCCAGCCCTGACCCTTCAGTCCAGTCCACATCAGTTGGACACTTTGACACTCCA AAAGAAAGGCTTGTCCTGATCCTGGTGTCTGTAGGAGCAGCAGTTATTGTTCTAGTGGCTATTGTCTCTGCAGTTCTTGTTGTCAAGAGAGGTGTTTATAGGACCAG GATGCCAGCGTATCGTTTCTCTAACCTTCGTATCCAGGATGATAATAATGGCATCACAGCAGAGATCGGGAGTGCTGCCAGCAGCAATGGTACAGCTTGCCAGAATGACTCAGATGTG GATCTTCTCGAATGA